One genomic segment of Rubripirellula tenax includes these proteins:
- a CDS encoding efflux RND transporter permease subunit: MRSVVRWAVDNGPATNTLVVAILILGTWCAASMQREFWPYSNLDVIQVSVEYRGASPEEVEEGICQRIEEAVRSVQGVRRITSVAREGSGVVSIELEADVSEPEVQEILGEVRSRVDGIPSFPALAEQPVVQRQQPRTTALSIGVIGPDENTIAASLALRDLAEQIRDEVLLMDEVSQAEVVGVPRYQIDVEIPEETLRQYNLTLSQVAENVRSQNIEVPGGTMKTASQDILLRGSNRQSTGKDIGDIPLVTNENGVVLTISDLGSVRDQFTDDSAISRINGRPGLAIQVDTTQTEDIIHVGRAVQKFVNEYSPPDGYELIYFRDRTNDVLARLMLLVKNGWQGLLLVFLLLTLFLELRLAIWVSMGIPLSIAGACALMYYTGQTLNMTSMFAFLIALGIMVDDAIVIGENIYVHRSMGKSLRDAAIDGTLEVMPSVVTSVLTTVLAFLPMMFMTGQLARFTEVLPFAVIAILLFSLTEALTVLPSHLAHDDGPGMKAMCWLFGPFRFVGSAIAIVNGCVAKGLEWFIETVYLPTLRFSLRFPLLVVCLAIAFLMIAVGIVRSGTVPYIVLPQIDSNFCTVIIAFPDGTPEHFTAKATKRLEDAVQAINQQTIDEGLTANPNGVVSAIHRSVGYGASTDGDVSSGSHVGSLTVQLIDVGDREITSQEMVQRWRKEAGSFTGADLVSFGSGPRGLAGLPIEFSLLARSEDIPKLEAAVQTCVDQLEKYPGVHDVIAGGRPGKWEYRLTIKDEAKAMGVSLAELSSTVRASYYGEEAMRLQRGRHEVELRVRYPREQRQSLADFDEIRVRDPAGNQRPLTELAEIDIQRSYSAIHRLDQMRSITIAADVDEDVGNAFQITADLQKTLMPKLAEDYPSLRVLWEGQQEQTNDSMNSMLYGFIAVMICMYLLFTIEFKSYLQPLLVLSIIPFGACGAIFGHVIQGLPFTLFSIYGLVALSGIVVNDSIVLIDFINRRIADGLSLQEAIIDAGRRRCRPVLLTSFTTIGGMLPILLETSRQAQVLIPMATSLSFGLIFGTAIVLILAPVGYSLSFKLSGHNAT, translated from the coding sequence ATGAGGTCGGTTGTTCGCTGGGCGGTCGATAACGGTCCCGCGACGAACACCCTGGTCGTTGCGATTCTGATCCTTGGGACTTGGTGCGCCGCATCCATGCAGCGTGAGTTCTGGCCCTACTCTAATTTGGATGTGATCCAAGTCAGCGTCGAGTATCGCGGGGCAAGTCCAGAAGAAGTCGAAGAAGGCATCTGCCAGAGAATTGAAGAAGCAGTCCGCAGCGTTCAGGGCGTACGGCGAATCACGTCGGTTGCTCGCGAAGGATCGGGTGTCGTCTCGATTGAACTAGAAGCCGACGTCAGCGAGCCTGAAGTGCAAGAAATTCTGGGCGAAGTTCGCTCGCGGGTCGACGGCATTCCGAGTTTTCCCGCACTGGCCGAACAGCCCGTCGTCCAGCGGCAACAACCGCGAACAACGGCACTCAGCATCGGCGTGATCGGCCCCGATGAGAACACGATTGCCGCAAGTCTCGCGCTGCGCGATCTAGCCGAACAGATTCGTGACGAAGTTCTGCTGATGGACGAAGTCTCGCAGGCCGAAGTCGTCGGTGTCCCACGCTACCAGATCGACGTCGAAATTCCCGAAGAAACGCTGCGCCAGTACAACTTGACCCTTTCGCAAGTCGCTGAGAACGTTCGATCACAAAACATCGAAGTACCCGGTGGAACGATGAAGACGGCCTCGCAAGACATTTTGCTTCGCGGCAGCAACCGTCAATCGACCGGCAAGGACATCGGCGACATTCCGCTGGTGACTAACGAAAACGGTGTTGTCTTAACGATCAGCGACCTCGGCAGTGTTCGTGATCAGTTTACCGACGACTCCGCGATCAGCCGAATCAACGGTCGACCCGGACTGGCCATTCAGGTCGACACGACGCAAACCGAGGACATCATTCACGTTGGTCGAGCGGTCCAGAAATTCGTCAACGAATACTCGCCGCCCGATGGCTATGAACTGATCTATTTTCGCGACCGCACGAACGATGTGCTTGCGCGACTCATGCTGCTGGTCAAGAACGGCTGGCAGGGTTTGCTGCTTGTGTTTCTGCTGCTCACATTGTTCTTAGAGCTGCGTCTGGCGATCTGGGTTTCGATGGGCATTCCGCTTTCCATTGCGGGTGCCTGCGCGCTGATGTACTACACCGGCCAAACACTGAACATGACTTCGATGTTCGCCTTCCTGATTGCGCTGGGCATCATGGTCGACGACGCAATCGTGATCGGCGAAAACATCTACGTTCATCGTTCGATGGGCAAGAGTCTACGTGATGCTGCGATCGACGGAACGTTGGAGGTCATGCCTTCGGTCGTGACCAGTGTGCTGACCACGGTGCTGGCGTTTCTGCCGATGATGTTCATGACCGGACAATTGGCTCGGTTCACGGAAGTGTTGCCGTTTGCGGTCATCGCGATTTTGCTGTTTTCGCTTACCGAGGCACTCACCGTTTTGCCATCGCACCTCGCACACGATGACGGACCGGGTATGAAGGCAATGTGTTGGTTGTTCGGACCGTTTCGCTTTGTCGGTTCAGCAATCGCAATCGTCAATGGCTGTGTCGCTAAAGGATTGGAGTGGTTCATCGAAACGGTGTATCTGCCAACGCTTCGATTCTCACTCCGATTTCCGCTGTTGGTTGTATGCCTCGCAATCGCATTTTTGATGATTGCGGTCGGAATCGTACGATCTGGCACCGTGCCGTACATCGTGCTGCCACAGATTGATTCCAACTTTTGTACCGTCATCATCGCTTTTCCTGATGGCACGCCAGAGCACTTCACCGCCAAAGCAACCAAACGACTCGAAGATGCCGTCCAAGCCATCAACCAACAAACCATCGACGAAGGTCTCACCGCCAATCCGAATGGTGTCGTGAGTGCCATCCATCGGTCGGTGGGATATGGAGCAAGCACTGACGGCGATGTCTCGTCGGGTAGCCATGTAGGCAGCCTGACCGTGCAATTGATCGACGTCGGGGACCGAGAAATCACCAGCCAAGAAATGGTGCAGCGTTGGCGAAAAGAAGCCGGTAGTTTCACAGGAGCCGATTTAGTGTCCTTCGGTTCCGGCCCACGAGGATTGGCGGGGCTTCCCATCGAGTTTTCGTTGTTGGCACGCAGCGAGGACATTCCGAAACTAGAAGCGGCCGTGCAAACGTGCGTCGATCAGCTCGAAAAGTATCCCGGTGTCCATGACGTGATCGCGGGCGGGCGGCCCGGAAAATGGGAATACCGGCTGACGATCAAAGACGAAGCCAAAGCGATGGGGGTCTCGCTTGCCGAATTATCCAGTACCGTGCGAGCGTCGTACTACGGCGAAGAGGCCATGCGACTTCAGCGTGGCCGTCACGAGGTCGAACTGCGAGTCCGCTATCCTCGCGAGCAACGGCAATCGCTGGCCGACTTCGATGAAATCCGCGTTCGTGATCCCGCCGGAAACCAACGTCCGCTCACCGAGCTTGCCGAAATCGATATCCAACGAAGTTATTCCGCCATTCACCGACTCGATCAAATGCGCAGCATCACGATCGCTGCCGACGTGGACGAAGACGTTGGCAACGCGTTTCAAATCACTGCCGATCTGCAAAAAACATTGATGCCGAAGCTGGCCGAAGACTACCCCAGTCTACGAGTGCTATGGGAAGGCCAACAAGAACAAACCAACGATTCGATGAACAGCATGTTGTACGGATTCATTGCGGTGATGATCTGTATGTATTTGCTGTTCACGATCGAATTCAAATCGTACCTGCAACCGCTGCTGGTCCTATCTATCATCCCGTTCGGAGCATGCGGAGCGATCTTTGGCCACGTCATCCAGGGCCTACCGTTCACACTGTTCAGTATCTACGGGCTCGTCGCGCTGTCCGGAATCGTCGTCAACGACTCCATCGTCCTGATCGACTTCATCAACCGCCGCATCGCCGACGGCCTCTCCCTTCAAGAAGCCATAATCGACGCCGGTCGTCGCCGCTGTCGACCCGTTCTCCTAACGTCCTTTACCACCATCGGCGGCATGCTCCCCATCCTGTTGGAAACTTCACGCCAAGCTCAAGTCCTGATCCCCATGGCCACCAGTCTAAGCTTTGGCCTGATCTTTGGAACGGCAATCGTGTTGATTCTCGCTCCTGTCGGTTACTCTCTTTCGTTCAAGCTGAGTGGCCACAACGCCACCTGA
- a CDS encoding efflux RND transporter periplasmic adaptor subunit has translation MNKRPIPTLFLRYVAPLMVLGCAGWFVYSMGAQERPERKKPPVRKSIPVELVQAQPHTGTLDIVVSGVAIPYREVQLAARVSGEVVFKSESVSPGHVVAEGELLIRVDPTDYEIEVARLEQEVAKVNLEIQRLQLDKENTQRVLSINQDILSLRKREVQRLARLRNANATSASEADAVELAMLSAVQQTTSQENQLRTFESQSKTLQTTLELATLQLRRAKLDLERTEIKAPFSGVVIANHVEQNGMLSAGDIVASVEDTSKVEVRASLRGDDMAFLQGGGYELPQVPVTVEYDRDGKTYAWSAVLSRQDGLGVDEKTRTIPVRICVDNPTQNCGSSNDSLALLRGMFVRVRLHCEPQRPLLVVPESVIRPGKNVWVMRGDELQIEPVRVARIRNGIAYLHTHDSALNRNEQIISSPVPNAKPGLAVSMIANEPRRGAIANGNRQGSRPDAQRVLTSSATAIARP, from the coding sequence ATGAACAAACGACCAATCCCAACCCTATTCCTTCGCTACGTCGCGCCGCTGATGGTTCTCGGCTGCGCGGGATGGTTTGTCTATTCGATGGGCGCACAAGAGCGACCAGAACGGAAGAAGCCGCCCGTTCGCAAGTCTATCCCTGTCGAACTGGTTCAGGCACAACCTCACACCGGAACGCTGGACATCGTCGTCAGCGGCGTCGCGATTCCTTACCGCGAAGTGCAACTAGCGGCACGGGTCAGCGGCGAAGTCGTCTTCAAATCCGAGTCGGTTAGCCCGGGGCATGTCGTTGCCGAAGGTGAGTTGCTAATCCGCGTCGACCCAACCGACTATGAAATCGAAGTGGCACGTCTAGAGCAGGAAGTTGCAAAGGTCAATCTAGAAATCCAACGACTGCAACTCGACAAGGAAAACACGCAGCGAGTCTTGTCGATCAATCAAGACATCTTGTCGCTTCGCAAGCGAGAGGTGCAGCGGTTGGCGCGTTTGCGAAACGCCAATGCGACCTCCGCCAGCGAAGCTGACGCGGTCGAATTGGCGATGCTGTCCGCCGTGCAACAGACGACGTCGCAAGAAAATCAATTGCGGACGTTCGAGTCGCAGTCCAAGACGCTGCAAACGACGTTGGAACTTGCGACTCTGCAACTGCGGCGTGCAAAGCTTGATTTGGAACGGACTGAAATCAAGGCACCCTTCTCTGGCGTCGTCATCGCAAACCACGTCGAACAGAATGGAATGTTGTCAGCAGGTGACATTGTCGCTTCTGTCGAAGACACGTCCAAGGTCGAAGTGCGTGCGAGTCTGCGGGGCGATGACATGGCGTTCTTGCAGGGCGGTGGCTACGAATTGCCGCAAGTTCCGGTCACGGTTGAATACGACCGCGATGGGAAAACTTACGCGTGGAGTGCGGTGCTCAGTCGACAAGACGGACTTGGCGTCGACGAGAAGACCCGCACCATTCCCGTCCGAATCTGTGTCGACAATCCGACACAGAATTGCGGTTCCTCTAACGACTCGCTCGCGTTACTGCGTGGAATGTTTGTTCGCGTGCGTCTGCATTGCGAGCCTCAGCGGCCGTTGTTGGTCGTGCCGGAATCCGTGATTCGTCCGGGAAAAAACGTATGGGTGATGCGGGGCGATGAATTGCAGATCGAGCCGGTTCGCGTCGCTCGTATCAGAAATGGAATCGCCTATCTCCACACGCACGATTCCGCGCTCAATAGAAACGAGCAGATCATCAGCTCGCCGGTCCCGAATGCAAAGCCGGGTCTCGCGGTTTCAATGATCGCGAACGAACCTCGCCGCGGAGCAATCGCGAACGGAAATCGACAAGGATCAAGACCTGACGCACAAAGAGTCTTAACCAGTTCCGCAACCGCGATCGCGCGACCATGA
- a CDS encoding sulfatase-like hydrolase/transferase: MLLQSYRRIRLISYALAMLTAVALMAPSVADDATHKNIVVLLADDLGWGDVGFHGGIAETPNIDSLAKDGVRLNRFYAYPACSPARAAMLTGRFPGRYGISGPVRPRDEGLPTSERLLPAAFQKAGYETSLIGKWHLGLAGDESHPNRRGFDHFYGFLDASIDYYKHISGQGQVDWQRDGTTVNEEGYSTDLLADEAVRQIKSSDSSKPFCIVLSFNAPHSPFQSPTNLIAKYQGKLSEREATYAAMVDSMDQGIGRILDAIDEKRLREDTIVVFASDNGAARSGTNEPFRGQKREVYEGGIHVPCVIRAPGTLKAGTENEQLCAIHDLFPTLAAATGVSIASPKPLDGFDLWTQLKTGKATSRTIVIAESDHAIIRDDWKLIQFAGGGTELFNLRSDPTEAKNVADSEPKVASQMLSTLTQYKVIVRTDGPSEDAVKTLVAERGTTRGSAATATEDLQEGESLSAAAITGDAKFGVLGDPRVESNGRGIRLLSSEDFDGNGAFAGEASLTSNDVSPDQRWYRFYISGLAQDSFAVDQEELYLKVEFFQKNGTDSLDLIKERIYPQVLQERKDLFDKATNQSLGHATWRTYAMDFRTPFAEVDTVKLSVGFANGKAQEGRSEFWVNSMDIKPIDTPASYQAAKPTLQDFPQPDESKLVALGGRWYFNPQNGQRVAPKQFDYTNAQQLLYKTDRYHAPFASNMSSWLRAGYLDFNGDEVTTDKHKPYAVIVTFSDEHLVMRSRNLPNHPTATFPDRWRMLDGNPSYIKEQANTWHIPLEPKRDPDAIAMDEKNSNQALPMGAIGVATNGVIFFNPFDHIFETDAVWRLDRCCGHPSPRQQYHYHKYPVCVKTPWSDEGQSHSGVIGFAFDGFPVYGPYESKGLLAKDDTKNPLNDFNLHEDPDRGPHYHVTPGEYPHIIGGYWGQIDANNRPGRQ; encoded by the coding sequence ATGCTCCTGCAGAGTTATCGCCGTATACGACTCATCAGTTACGCACTTGCGATGTTGACTGCCGTCGCTTTGATGGCTCCTTCCGTTGCGGACGACGCAACTCACAAGAACATCGTTGTCTTGCTCGCGGATGATCTTGGCTGGGGGGATGTCGGATTTCACGGAGGGATCGCCGAAACTCCGAACATCGATTCGCTGGCAAAAGACGGTGTGCGACTCAATCGCTTCTATGCCTATCCGGCGTGCAGTCCGGCGCGTGCGGCGATGCTGACCGGTCGGTTTCCCGGGCGCTATGGAATCTCCGGCCCTGTGCGGCCACGCGACGAAGGCTTGCCGACCAGCGAAAGATTGCTGCCCGCTGCGTTTCAGAAAGCCGGTTACGAAACCAGCCTGATCGGCAAGTGGCATCTTGGACTTGCCGGTGATGAATCACATCCTAATCGCCGAGGCTTCGACCACTTTTACGGCTTTCTTGACGCCTCGATCGACTACTACAAGCACATCTCTGGACAAGGGCAAGTCGACTGGCAACGTGACGGAACGACCGTCAATGAAGAAGGCTACTCAACTGACTTGTTGGCTGACGAAGCAGTACGCCAAATCAAAAGCAGCGACTCAAGTAAACCGTTTTGCATCGTCCTATCCTTCAACGCTCCCCACTCACCCTTTCAATCTCCAACGAACCTGATTGCGAAGTATCAGGGGAAATTGAGCGAACGCGAGGCAACTTATGCGGCGATGGTCGATTCAATGGACCAAGGCATCGGGCGCATTCTTGACGCCATCGACGAAAAGCGACTTCGCGAGGATACGATCGTCGTTTTTGCATCGGACAACGGCGCGGCACGATCCGGCACGAACGAGCCGTTTCGTGGGCAGAAACGAGAAGTCTACGAGGGCGGTATTCACGTCCCATGCGTCATCCGCGCACCCGGCACCTTAAAGGCCGGAACTGAGAATGAACAGCTTTGTGCGATTCACGATCTGTTCCCAACGCTTGCAGCGGCCACCGGAGTTTCGATCGCTTCGCCCAAGCCGCTCGACGGATTCGATCTTTGGACGCAATTGAAAACCGGCAAGGCAACTTCACGAACGATCGTGATTGCCGAGAGCGATCACGCGATCATTCGCGACGACTGGAAGTTGATTCAATTTGCAGGCGGCGGCACGGAACTGTTCAACCTGCGATCGGATCCGACGGAAGCGAAGAACGTGGCTGATTCAGAACCAAAGGTTGCATCGCAGATGTTGTCTACCCTGACTCAGTACAAAGTGATCGTCCGAACGGATGGGCCTTCTGAGGATGCCGTCAAGACACTTGTCGCCGAGCGTGGCACGACCAGAGGTTCGGCAGCCACGGCGACGGAAGACTTACAGGAAGGCGAATCGCTATCGGCGGCAGCAATCACTGGCGATGCGAAGTTCGGCGTGTTAGGCGATCCGCGAGTCGAATCCAATGGTCGCGGCATACGCTTGCTGTCCAGCGAAGATTTCGATGGCAACGGTGCGTTTGCGGGCGAAGCGTCGCTTACTAGCAATGACGTTTCTCCGGACCAGCGTTGGTATCGCTTCTACATCTCGGGGCTCGCTCAAGACAGCTTTGCTGTCGATCAGGAAGAACTCTATTTGAAAGTCGAGTTCTTTCAAAAGAACGGCACCGATTCACTGGACCTGATCAAAGAACGAATCTACCCGCAAGTGTTGCAGGAACGTAAAGATCTCTTCGACAAAGCGACCAACCAGAGTCTCGGTCACGCAACGTGGCGAACCTACGCGATGGACTTCCGAACTCCGTTCGCGGAAGTCGATACGGTGAAGCTGAGCGTCGGCTTTGCCAACGGGAAAGCCCAAGAAGGGAGGTCGGAGTTCTGGGTCAATTCGATGGACATCAAACCCATCGACACGCCCGCCAGCTATCAAGCAGCGAAACCGACCCTGCAAGACTTCCCACAGCCGGATGAATCGAAGCTGGTTGCCCTCGGCGGTCGCTGGTACTTCAACCCGCAAAACGGACAGCGTGTCGCACCTAAGCAGTTCGACTACACCAACGCCCAGCAACTGCTTTACAAGACCGATCGTTACCACGCACCGTTCGCGTCCAATATGAGTTCGTGGTTGCGTGCCGGATACCTGGATTTCAACGGGGACGAAGTGACGACGGACAAGCACAAGCCCTACGCCGTCATCGTCACGTTCTCGGACGAGCATCTTGTCATGCGAAGTCGCAACCTGCCCAACCACCCGACCGCGACGTTCCCCGATCGTTGGCGAATGCTTGACGGGAACCCGTCGTACATCAAAGAACAGGCGAACACTTGGCACATTCCGTTGGAGCCAAAACGTGATCCCGACGCGATCGCGATGGACGAAAAGAACTCCAACCAAGCGTTACCCATGGGAGCGATTGGTGTCGCAACCAACGGCGTGATCTTCTTCAATCCTTTCGACCACATCTTTGAAACCGATGCGGTTTGGCGACTCGATCGTTGTTGCGGCCACCCAAGTCCACGACAGCAGTACCACTATCACAAGTATCCGGTTTGCGTGAAGACGCCTTGGAGCGACGAAGGGCAATCGCATTCGGGCGTGATCGGATTCGCATTCGACGGATTTCCTGTCTACGGTCCGTACGAATCAAAAGGCTTGCTTGCCAAAGACGACACGAAGAACCCGCTGAACGATTTCAATCTTCACGAAGACCCCGATCGTGGTCCTCACTATCACGTCACGCCGGGCGAATACCCACACATCATCGGAGGATACTGGGGACAGATCGACGCAAACAATCGTCCGGGACGCCAATAG